A single genomic interval of Tsukamurella paurometabola harbors:
- a CDS encoding DUF4194 domain-containing protein has translation MTDETVDDSLDIAAGEALPEIDLADFSIADDDAVKSLRGADTAPRFDGDTSALPNSVCYALQELIAAPHVSAKSKNWAVIEAEETLLRSRLSELNLLLEINRETKHAFTRQVSENDPRQRNLLRAQSLSLAASVLALFLRLKHLSSPDETAVVERQEMIDHLLTFRPARDTDEAGFIKKADAAINQLETRRLIRRVGTSDRYAVHAVIASLLTPEQVDLYTAAYRDLASTDQDLGEAAAPVDGADDQDGEDATVEPENETQEPQ, from the coding sequence GTGACCGACGAGACCGTGGACGACTCCCTGGACATCGCCGCCGGCGAGGCCCTGCCCGAGATCGACCTCGCGGACTTCAGCATCGCCGATGACGACGCCGTGAAGTCGCTGCGCGGCGCCGACACCGCGCCCCGCTTCGACGGCGACACCTCCGCGCTGCCGAACTCGGTCTGCTACGCCCTGCAGGAGCTGATCGCGGCGCCGCACGTCTCGGCCAAGTCCAAGAACTGGGCCGTCATCGAGGCCGAGGAGACGCTGCTGCGCAGCCGGCTCTCCGAACTGAACCTGCTGCTGGAGATCAACCGCGAGACCAAGCACGCCTTCACCCGCCAGGTCAGCGAGAACGACCCCCGCCAGCGGAACCTGCTCCGCGCCCAGAGTCTCTCGCTCGCCGCCTCCGTGCTCGCACTGTTCCTGCGCCTCAAGCACCTGTCCAGCCCGGACGAGACGGCGGTCGTCGAGCGCCAGGAGATGATCGACCATCTCCTCACCTTCCGCCCCGCCCGCGACACCGACGAGGCCGGCTTCATCAAGAAGGCCGACGCCGCGATCAACCAGCTGGAGACCCGCCGGCTGATCCGCCGGGTGGGCACCAGCGACCGGTACGCCGTGCACGCGGTGATCGCCTCCCTGCTCACCCCCGAGCAGGTGGACCTGTACACCGCCGCCTACCGCGACCTCGCCAGTACCGACCAGGACCTCGGAGAGGCGGCGGCGCCCGTCGACGGGGCGGATGACCAGGACGGCGAGGACGCCACCGTCGAACCCGAGAACGAGACGCAGGAGCCCCAGTGA